In a genomic window of Lottiidibacillus patelloidae:
- the sufB gene encoding Fe-S cluster assembly protein SufB, whose translation MAKKMPEIGDYKYGFHDKDVSIFRSKKGLTKEIVEEISRMKAEPQWMLDFRLKSLELFYKMPMPQWGGDMAELNFDEITYYVKPSERSEKSWDEVPDEIKRTFDKLGIPEAEQKYLAGVSAQYESEVVYHNMKQDLTDLGIVFKDTDTALKENEEIFKEHFGTVIPPADNKFSALNSAVWSGGSFIYVPKGIKCDTPLQAYFRINSENMGQFERTLIIADEGSSVHYVEGCTAPVYTTNSLHSAVVEIVIKKDAYCRYTTIQNWANNVFNLVTKRAVCEENATMEWIDGNIGSKLTMKYPAVILKGRGARGLTLSIALAGKGQHQDAGAKMIHLAPDTSSTIVSKSISKHGGKVTYRGIVHFGRKAEGARSNVECDTLIMDNESTSDTIPYNEIFNDNISLEHEAKVSKVSEEQLFYLMSRGISEQEATEMIVMGFIEPFTRELPMEYAVEMNRLIKFEMEGSIG comes from the coding sequence ATGGCGAAAAAAATGCCTGAAATCGGAGATTATAAATATGGCTTTCATGATAAAGACGTATCTATATTCCGTTCTAAAAAAGGTTTAACGAAAGAAATCGTTGAAGAAATTTCTAGAATGAAAGCTGAGCCACAATGGATGCTCGACTTCCGTTTAAAATCATTAGAACTATTTTATAAAATGCCTATGCCTCAATGGGGCGGCGATATGGCTGAATTAAATTTTGATGAAATTACGTATTACGTAAAGCCGTCAGAGCGTTCAGAGAAATCATGGGATGAAGTTCCGGATGAAATTAAACGTACGTTTGACAAACTTGGAATTCCTGAAGCTGAGCAAAAGTATTTAGCTGGTGTATCAGCACAGTATGAATCTGAAGTTGTTTATCATAACATGAAACAAGACTTAACAGACTTAGGTATCGTTTTTAAAGATACTGACACTGCACTAAAAGAAAACGAAGAGATTTTCAAAGAACATTTTGGAACAGTTATTCCTCCAGCGGATAACAAATTCTCAGCGTTAAATTCAGCAGTTTGGTCAGGTGGATCATTCATTTACGTACCAAAAGGTATTAAGTGTGATACACCATTACAAGCATACTTCCGTATTAACTCAGAGAACATGGGGCAATTTGAGCGTACGCTAATTATTGCTGATGAAGGTTCTTCTGTACACTACGTAGAAGGATGTACAGCACCAGTTTATACGACAAACTCTCTGCACAGTGCAGTAGTAGAAATCGTAATTAAAAAGGATGCTTATTGCCGTTATACAACAATTCAAAACTGGGCGAACAACGTATTTAACTTAGTGACAAAGCGTGCAGTTTGTGAAGAAAATGCAACAATGGAATGGATTGATGGTAACATCGGTTCTAAATTAACAATGAAATATCCAGCGGTAATCCTAAAAGGTCGCGGAGCTCGTGGTTTAACGTTATCCATTGCATTAGCTGGTAAAGGACAACACCAAGATGCTGGAGCGAAAATGATTCACTTAGCACCAGATACGTCTTCAACAATTGTTTCTAAATCAATTTCGAAGCATGGTGGTAAAGTTACTTATCGTGGTATCGTTCACTTTGGTCGTAAAGCGGAAGGTGCACGTTCAAACGTTGAGTGCGATACGTTAATTATGGATAATGAGTCTACTTCAGATACAATTCCTTACAATGAGATTTTCAATGACAATATCTCACTTGAACATGAGGCTAAAGTATCGAAAGTATCAGAAGAGCAGTTATTCTACTTAATGAGCCGTGGTATTTCAGAGCAAGAAGCAACTGAAATGATCGTAATGGGCTTCATTGAGCCATTCACTCGTGAATTACCTATGGAATATGCAGTTGAAATGAACCGTCTAATCAAGTTCGAGATGGAAGGTTCTATCGGATAA
- the sufU gene encoding Fe-S cluster assembly sulfur transfer protein SufU: MSLNNNLDTLYRQVIMDHYKNPRNRGKIGEDGVSIEMNNPTCGDRIELQLKVEDGKITDAKFEGEGCSISLSSASMMTQAVKGKTVEEALALSDIFSNMMLGKDYNDDIDLGDIEALQGVAKFPARIKCATLAWKAMEKGIDTNEE, translated from the coding sequence ATGTCTTTGAATAATAATTTAGATACATTGTATCGCCAAGTGATAATGGATCATTACAAAAATCCTCGTAACCGTGGAAAAATCGGTGAAGATGGAGTTTCTATAGAAATGAATAATCCAACTTGTGGAGATCGTATCGAGCTACAACTTAAAGTAGAAGACGGGAAAATTACCGATGCGAAATTTGAAGGTGAAGGTTGTTCCATTAGCTTATCGTCTGCATCAATGATGACTCAAGCAGTAAAAGGGAAAACAGTAGAAGAGGCTTTAGCCTTATCTGATATATTCTCGAACATGATGCTTGGAAAAGATTATAATGATGATATAGACCTTGGTGATATTGAAGCTTTACAAGGCGTAGCCAAATTCCCCGCTCGAATTAAATGCGCAACGTTAGCTTGGAAAGCAATGGAAAAAGGTATTGATACGAACGAAGAATAA
- a CDS encoding cysteine desulfurase produces MDVKQIRKHFPILDQEVNGKPLVYLDSAATSQKPIEVIDAISNYYKKYNSNVHRGVHTLGTLATDGYEGAREKVRKFINANATEEIIFTRGTTTALNIVAQSYGKGNLSEGDEIVITPMEHHSNIIPWQQVARATGATLKYIPLQKDGTIALPDVEATVTEKTKIVSVMHVSNVLGCINPIKDIAAIAHKNGAVMVVDGAQSTPHMKIDVQDLDCDFFALSGHKMGAPTGIGALYGKKKLLEAMEPVEFGGEMIDFVGLQESTWKELPWKFEGGTPIIAGAIGLGAAIDFLEQVGLDAIAKHEHHLANYAIERLSTIDGFEYYGPKERAGLVTFNLDDVHPHDVATVLDAEGIAVRAGHHCAQPLMKWLNVTATARASFYLYNTEEEVDTLVENLIKTKEYFGHVFE; encoded by the coding sequence ATGGATGTTAAACAAATTCGCAAGCATTTTCCCATCTTAGATCAAGAGGTTAACGGAAAACCACTTGTATACTTAGACAGCGCTGCGACTTCACAAAAGCCAATTGAGGTTATTGATGCCATTTCAAATTATTATAAGAAATATAATTCTAATGTACACCGTGGTGTGCATACATTAGGAACATTAGCTACAGATGGCTATGAAGGTGCCCGTGAAAAGGTTCGAAAGTTCATTAATGCTAATGCTACTGAAGAAATTATCTTTACTCGCGGTACGACAACAGCTTTAAATATTGTTGCCCAAAGCTATGGGAAAGGAAATCTTTCTGAAGGTGACGAAATTGTCATTACCCCGATGGAACACCATAGTAACATTATTCCATGGCAACAAGTGGCAAGGGCTACTGGTGCGACGTTAAAATATATCCCTCTACAAAAAGATGGAACAATTGCTTTACCAGATGTGGAAGCTACTGTAACAGAAAAGACAAAAATTGTTTCAGTAATGCATGTTTCCAATGTATTAGGTTGTATTAACCCGATTAAAGATATTGCTGCAATTGCCCATAAAAATGGTGCTGTAATGGTTGTAGACGGAGCGCAAAGCACGCCACATATGAAGATTGATGTACAAGATTTAGATTGTGACTTCTTCGCGTTATCAGGGCATAAAATGGGTGCGCCGACAGGTATTGGGGCACTCTATGGGAAAAAGAAGCTTTTAGAAGCGATGGAACCAGTTGAATTTGGTGGAGAAATGATTGACTTTGTAGGATTACAAGAGTCAACTTGGAAAGAGTTACCTTGGAAGTTTGAAGGTGGAACACCAATTATCGCTGGTGCAATCGGACTTGGAGCGGCAATAGACTTTTTAGAGCAAGTAGGCTTAGATGCTATTGCCAAACATGAACATCATTTAGCAAACTATGCGATTGAACGACTATCTACAATTGATGGGTTTGAATATTACGGGCCGAAAGAACGTGCCGGTCTTGTGACATTTAACTTAGATGATGTCCATCCTCATGATGTTGCAACAGTACTAGATGCTGAAGGTATAGCTGTTAGAGCAGGGCACCATTGTGCTCAACCACTAATGAAGTGGTTAAACGTAACTGCCACTGCAAGGGCAAGCTTTTACTTATACAACACAGAGGAAGAGGTTGACACATTAGTTGAAAACCTCATAAAAACAAAGGAGTATTTCGGTCATGTCTTTGAATAA